The Pararhizobium sp. IMCC21322 sequence CGCCGTCATGAACCAGCAATGGCACTTTGCCTTCGGGATGAGGGTTTGCCGGATCGTGTTCGCCCGTTCCATCTCTGTGCGTGATGCTGACAATACGGATATCGACCTCAGTCCAGATATTCAACTCGTCGATCAGCCGGATAATTCGCGATGAGCGAGAGCGGGGCGAATGATACAGGGTAAGCATGGTTTGACCTCATGATTTGGTTTCGAACTGCCATCTGGTATAAACGGACCATACTGCCAGTTTCCGGCAGGATGTCGTGAGAGGATTTCATGAGCCGGCCCGAACGCCTTTTCCGCCTTCTGAACGCGCTGCGGACCTTACCCAAACCCGTCACGGCCGCCCGGCTCGCCGATGAGACAGAGGTGTCGGTACGTACGCTCTATCGCGACATTGAGAGCCTGCGGGTGGCAGGCGCGCTGATCGATGGTGCTCCTGGCCTCGGTTACACGCTCACCGAAGACCCAGCATTGCCGCCGCAGACCTTTGACCGGATCGAGATGGAGGCGCTGGTTCTCGGTCTCAGCGATGTGCGCCAGCGTGGCGATCCGCAACTGGCGGCAGCGGCTGATGCTGCCCTTGCAAAGATCGCTGCGACCCTGCCGGAGCGTCTGCAGCGGCAGATCCTTCATGCGACGCACATGGTCTATCGATACGGAACGGCCGTGAATGACACGCCGGACATCTCGGTTATCCGCACGGCCTGTTGGGACGAGCGCGCAATCAACATCGACTATCGCGATGCGGACGGGGTGCCGACTGAACGGCGCATCTATCCGCTGGCCATCGTCTATCTCGATACCGGGTGCGGATTGC is a genomic window containing:
- a CDS encoding YafY family protein, whose product is MSRPERLFRLLNALRTLPKPVTAARLADETEVSVRTLYRDIESLRVAGALIDGAPGLGYTLTEDPALPPQTFDRIEMEALVLGLSDVRQRGDPQLAAAADAALAKIAATLPERLQRQILHATHMVYRYGTAVNDTPDISVIRTACWDERAINIDYRDADGVPTERRIYPLAIVYLDTGCGLLAWCCLRKDFRKFRVERIEAFQPTDESFRPNRVRLLRDYLSQMS